A region of Maridesulfovibrio sp. DNA encodes the following proteins:
- a CDS encoding 4Fe-4S binding protein: protein MSVKRKGNSTVTIFPDWCKGCGICAAFCPAKVMELNDQGKAVVVREEECINCGFCELHCPDFAIMVRPKIDDEIPAVCRAVLEKAARKTDGAADSGDAADKAVSGKQKV, encoded by the coding sequence TACGATTTTTCCGGATTGGTGTAAGGGATGCGGAATTTGCGCAGCGTTCTGTCCGGCAAAGGTCATGGAATTGAACGATCAGGGTAAAGCGGTCGTCGTCAGGGAAGAAGAATGTATCAATTGTGGATTCTGTGAACTGCACTGTCCGGATTTCGCGATTATGGTTCGCCCCAAGATTGATGACGAGATTCCAGCTGTATGCAGGGCTGTCCTTGAGAAGGCCGCCCGTAAAACAGATGGAGCCGCCGATTCCGGCGATGCTGCTGATAAAGCCGTTTCCGGTAAACAAAAGGTATAA
- a CDS encoding 2-oxoacid:acceptor oxidoreductase subunit alpha: MARPRKKRNKEIFALGNEAVVEGALLAGCTFYGGYPITPSSEIMEIMAQRLPLIPNGAFIQMEDEIGGLGSVIGASLAGRKAMTATSGPGFSLMQEHLGYGCITETPLVIVNVMRGGPSTGLPTSPAQGDVQQARWGTHGDHSIIVLSASNVQECLDNTIEAFNLAEKYRTPVILLIDEITAHTREKIIIPNEDEYEVFNRIVPTMPPEWYKPYEETVRGVPPMPSIGSGYRFHVTGLTHDTNGFPTSRPDEVRELNDRLFRKIDQFLHDVQLVDEVDTADAEVVVIAYGTVARSAELAVKQARDLGVKAGLLKLSTLFPYPRTATERIMAKAHTLVVPEMNMGQMSREVKRVNNGQVSVRTINKVDGQIITPAEILKVLTRV; encoded by the coding sequence ATGGCCAGACCTAGAAAAAAGAGAAATAAAGAGATTTTCGCTCTGGGCAATGAGGCTGTTGTTGAAGGTGCACTTCTGGCAGGCTGCACTTTTTACGGCGGGTATCCAATTACTCCTTCATCGGAGATTATGGAGATTATGGCTCAGAGATTGCCGTTGATTCCCAACGGTGCATTTATTCAGATGGAAGATGAAATTGGCGGGCTTGGTTCAGTTATCGGTGCTTCATTGGCGGGAAGAAAAGCTATGACCGCAACATCCGGTCCCGGTTTTTCGCTTATGCAGGAGCATCTTGGCTACGGGTGCATCACCGAGACTCCGCTGGTAATCGTGAACGTCATGCGCGGCGGACCCAGTACCGGGCTCCCAACATCCCCGGCACAGGGAGATGTTCAGCAGGCTCGTTGGGGAACCCACGGTGACCATTCCATCATAGTGCTTTCAGCATCCAACGTTCAGGAATGCCTTGATAATACTATTGAGGCTTTCAACCTTGCGGAAAAATACCGCACTCCGGTAATTCTGCTCATTGACGAGATTACCGCCCATACCCGTGAGAAGATCATCATCCCCAACGAGGATGAGTATGAAGTTTTCAACCGTATTGTCCCGACCATGCCTCCGGAATGGTACAAACCTTACGAAGAAACCGTGCGCGGTGTTCCGCCCATGCCTTCCATCGGTTCCGGGTACCGGTTTCATGTTACCGGACTGACCCATGATACCAACGGTTTCCCGACCTCGCGACCTGATGAAGTCCGGGAACTAAACGATCGTCTTTTCCGTAAGATCGACCAGTTTCTTCACGATGTTCAGCTTGTGGACGAAGTGGATACAGCTGATGCGGAAGTTGTGGTCATCGCGTATGGTACAGTTGCCCGCTCGGCAGAGCTTGCTGTTAAGCAGGCTCGTGATCTGGGCGTCAAGGCCGGACTGCTTAAGCTTTCAACCCTGTTTCCGTATCCCAGGACGGCCACCGAGAGAATTATGGCAAAAGCCCATACTCTTGTAGTGCCGGAAATGAATATGGGACAGATGTCAAGGGAAGTGAAAAGGGTCAATAACGGTCAGGTAAGCGTGCGGACCATTAATAAGGTGGACGGGCAGATAATCACCCCCGCCGAAATCCTCAAAGTCTTAACACGGGTGTAG
- a CDS encoding 2-oxoacid:ferredoxin oxidoreductase subunit beta, translating to MADMKGTQLIHEYLRHNKKFPHVFCAGCGHGIVLGSLIRSIHGLGLSKDEVCVVAGIGCSGRLAAYVDFNTVHTTHGRALTFATGIKMAKPNMHVIVVMGDGDSMAIGGNHLIHAARRNIGVTALILNNNIYGMTGGQCSPTTPAGSFSMTTPLGQMEQSFDCVELCTAAKANYVARGSVFHVNKLDKMIMDGISTPGFGVVEILTPCHTQYGRKNKFKTPVDMYKMLKRDVVDIDRYNNLSEAEKAKKIPSGVFVQKDNPGLEEKFYEMAAHCQGGL from the coding sequence ATGGCTGATATGAAAGGTACACAACTCATTCATGAGTACTTAAGGCATAACAAGAAGTTTCCGCATGTTTTCTGCGCAGGTTGCGGGCACGGAATTGTGCTCGGCTCCCTGATCCGGTCTATCCACGGTCTCGGTCTTTCCAAGGACGAGGTCTGCGTTGTGGCCGGTATAGGCTGCTCCGGCAGGTTGGCGGCGTATGTTGATTTCAACACAGTCCATACCACTCACGGGCGTGCGCTGACTTTTGCTACCGGAATCAAAATGGCTAAGCCGAACATGCATGTTATTGTGGTCATGGGTGACGGTGACTCCATGGCTATCGGGGGCAACCACCTGATCCATGCTGCGCGCAGGAACATCGGGGTGACCGCATTGATCCTCAACAACAACATTTACGGTATGACCGGCGGTCAGTGTTCACCTACCACACCGGCGGGCTCTTTCTCCATGACCACCCCGCTGGGGCAGATGGAGCAGAGCTTCGACTGCGTGGAACTCTGCACAGCCGCAAAGGCAAACTATGTGGCTCGCGGATCGGTTTTTCATGTCAATAAACTGGATAAGATGATCATGGACGGTATAAGCACTCCCGGTTTCGGTGTGGTAGAAATTCTTACTCCATGTCATACCCAGTATGGGCGCAAAAACAAGTTCAAGACTCCGGTGGATATGTACAAGATGCTCAAAAGGGATGTTGTCGACATAGACCGCTATAATAATCTCAGTGAAGCTGAAAAAGCCAAGAAGATTCCTTCCGGGGTCTTTGTCCAGAAAGATAATCCCGGTCTGGAAGAAAAATTCTATGAAATGGCTGCGCACTGTCAGGGAGGTTTGTAA
- a CDS encoding 2-oxoacid:acceptor oxidoreductase family protein, producing MKNQSLDRFEIRLSGLGGQGILTLGKVMGSGLALGHGYFVTQTQSYGPEARGGASRSDLVVSSDVISYPKAESLDLLIALSQEACNMYYRNLKPGGLLMIETDLVKQPPVNQFIGLPFTKLAKDKLGLIQAMNTIVLGAATFLLPFAQQRTMRKNLEDVLPAKIRDINVKAFNMGYREAKKSFGDPEDLWKFNSVIVSDDDSDYDSI from the coding sequence ATGAAAAATCAATCTCTGGACAGATTTGAAATACGTCTTTCCGGACTTGGAGGGCAGGGTATCCTGACGCTTGGTAAGGTCATGGGATCAGGTCTGGCTCTCGGGCACGGCTATTTTGTGACCCAGACCCAGAGTTACGGCCCGGAAGCCCGAGGTGGGGCAAGCCGTTCAGATCTCGTAGTCAGTTCCGATGTAATCAGCTATCCAAAGGCTGAATCCCTTGACCTGCTCATTGCGCTCAGTCAGGAAGCTTGCAACATGTATTATCGTAACCTGAAGCCCGGCGGTCTGTTGATGATCGAAACCGATCTGGTCAAACAGCCTCCGGTAAACCAGTTTATCGGCTTGCCTTTTACTAAGCTTGCCAAAGATAAGCTGGGCTTGATTCAGGCTATGAACACTATTGTTCTTGGTGCAGCAACTTTTCTGCTGCCTTTTGCACAGCAGAGGACTATGCGTAAAAATCTTGAGGATGTTCTTCCCGCAAAGATTAGAGATATCAACGTCAAGGCCTTTAACATGGGTTATCGCGAGGCTAAGAAGAGCTTTGGTGATCCTGAAGATCTTTGGAAATTCAATTCAGTTATCGTCTCTGATGATGATTCTGATTACGATTCAATTTAA
- a CDS encoding sigma 54-interacting transcriptional regulator, translated as MTRNGLTERVDNIYLSTLSEILDSVAPHHDLEPSLNAILEVLSKDLHFPRAFLAIMDTESEKLKLSITHSPAKDYTATYAPGKGVVGKVYETGESVIIPKMSEDNQLLNKAFNRSEEEQKKLSFICVPVIRTDSDGNQEVIGALSVDSPILPMDNLLEHKQFLEVVAALISNQVSRLQEEMAMHAQMLSQGMVPGAADVPPPADFVATSKSMKQVLRQARQVGPSRATALLRGESGTGKELLAEAIHACSPRREKPLVKLNCAALPAELVESELFGHQKGAFTGAYQNKRGLFEIANNGTLFLDEIGELSLDAQAKVLRAIQEKEIQRVGSEQPIAVDVRLICATHQPLETLLREGKFREDLFYRINVFPIFIPHLRERREDILPLAEKFLDMFSKEYGKEIKRISSPAIDLFTQYHWPGNVRELKNCIERAVLICEEEVIRTYHLPPTLQTAESTATDTSLSFGEAVAKFEQELLVDSLKKARGNMLQAARDLRVSYRIVNYKVKKYNIDVKKYAGSKKKK; from the coding sequence ATGACTAGAAACGGACTGACGGAACGAGTGGACAACATATATCTTTCAACTTTGAGTGAAATTCTTGATTCTGTAGCTCCCCATCACGATTTGGAACCCAGCCTCAACGCGATCCTTGAAGTGCTGTCCAAAGATCTCCACTTCCCGCGTGCATTCCTGGCCATTATGGACACGGAATCCGAAAAATTAAAACTTTCCATAACCCACAGCCCGGCAAAAGATTACACAGCCACTTACGCTCCGGGTAAAGGTGTTGTTGGTAAAGTTTATGAAACAGGTGAATCTGTAATCATTCCTAAAATGTCGGAAGACAACCAGCTGCTGAATAAAGCATTCAACAGATCTGAGGAAGAACAGAAGAAGCTCTCTTTCATCTGCGTTCCTGTAATAAGGACGGACTCCGACGGCAATCAGGAAGTTATCGGCGCACTGAGTGTGGACTCCCCGATACTGCCCATGGACAATCTTCTGGAGCATAAACAGTTTCTGGAGGTTGTTGCCGCACTTATTTCCAATCAGGTATCGCGGCTTCAGGAAGAAATGGCTATGCATGCTCAAATGCTTTCACAGGGCATGGTTCCCGGAGCAGCAGATGTTCCTCCCCCTGCTGATTTTGTAGCCACTTCCAAAAGCATGAAGCAGGTGCTGCGGCAGGCCCGGCAGGTAGGCCCCAGCCGTGCAACCGCACTGCTGCGCGGAGAATCAGGAACAGGTAAGGAACTCCTCGCCGAAGCCATCCACGCCTGCAGCCCAAGAAGGGAAAAACCGCTGGTTAAGCTCAACTGTGCTGCCCTGCCCGCCGAACTGGTAGAAAGTGAACTTTTCGGTCACCAGAAAGGAGCATTTACCGGAGCCTACCAGAACAAACGCGGCCTTTTTGAAATAGCCAACAACGGAACCCTGTTCCTTGATGAAATAGGGGAACTGTCACTTGATGCACAGGCCAAGGTCTTGCGTGCGATTCAGGAAAAAGAAATTCAGCGTGTCGGCTCCGAGCAGCCCATTGCTGTTGATGTCCGCCTGATCTGCGCTACCCACCAGCCCCTTGAAACCCTGCTGCGTGAAGGAAAATTCAGAGAAGACCTCTTCTACCGCATTAACGTCTTCCCAATTTTCATCCCGCACCTGCGTGAACGCAGAGAAGATATCCTGCCGCTGGCTGAAAAATTTCTTGATATGTTCTCCAAAGAGTACGGAAAAGAAATTAAACGTATCTCCAGCCCGGCAATCGACCTTTTCACTCAGTATCACTGGCCGGGAAACGTGCGTGAGCTTAAAAACTGCATTGAGCGTGCAGTTCTCATCTGCGAAGAAGAGGTAATCAGGACTTATCACCTGCCCCCGACCTTGCAGACAGCTGAATCCACCGCAACTGACACTTCACTTTCATTCGGTGAAGCAGTTGCAAAATTCGAGCAGGAACTGCTGGTGGATTCCCTGAAAAAAGCCCGAGGCAATATGCTTCAAGCCGCACGGGACTTACGGGTAAGCTACCGTATCGTCAACTATAAGGTAAAAAAATACAATATTGACGTAAAAAAATACGCAGGCTCTAAAAAGAAAAAATAA
- a CDS encoding indolepyruvate oxidoreductase subunit beta, which yields MDTRLRIFMTGVGGQGTLTATNLLAQAVLDCGVNVTAGEIHGMAQRGGVVESALLIGLASPKIGYGEADIILGFEPLETLRALPYLKPGGTVLSSTEYIPPLSVCTGKADNTPLEEIKEKVDTCAGKAYYLPCQSLGLEAGAVQSGNIAMLGALCATGCIPLKPEQLAETIKSAMKPKIADINLKALELGVKAVS from the coding sequence ATGGACACCAGGTTGCGTATATTCATGACCGGGGTCGGCGGACAGGGAACCCTGACAGCCACCAACCTCCTCGCACAGGCGGTTCTTGACTGCGGAGTTAATGTCACTGCCGGAGAAATTCATGGAATGGCCCAGCGCGGCGGTGTTGTAGAATCTGCACTGCTCATAGGACTGGCCTCCCCTAAAATCGGATATGGCGAAGCAGACATCATCCTCGGCTTTGAGCCTCTGGAAACACTGCGGGCACTGCCCTATCTCAAACCCGGCGGAACAGTGCTTTCCAGCACCGAATACATTCCGCCACTTTCCGTATGCACCGGTAAAGCAGACAACACTCCACTTGAAGAAATCAAGGAAAAGGTTGATACCTGCGCCGGAAAAGCTTACTACCTGCCCTGCCAGAGCTTAGGCCTTGAAGCCGGAGCCGTGCAGAGCGGAAACATCGCTATGCTTGGAGCTCTCTGCGCTACCGGGTGTATCCCGCTTAAACCGGAACAACTTGCTGAAACAATCAAATCAGCCATGAAACCGAAAATCGCGGATATAAACCTGAAAGCTCTGGAACTCGGAGTTAAGGCCGTATCTTAA
- the iorA gene encoding indolepyruvate ferredoxin oxidoreductase subunit alpha: MAHPLLKDSPGMKKLLLGNEAIVRGAIEAGIQVVTCYPGTPSSEVPDTFFRLSPEGDFTFEYSVNEKVALEVGGGASLAGAMTMTTMKHVGVNVAADPLMTLAYTGTPGGMVLLSADDPGCHSSQNEQDNRYYARLAGMPCFEPSTAQEAKDMTRDGLNMSREMSAPVLLRTTTRVNHLRGPVEYGEITKLAPAEGFKKNPAQFVPIPAFARRMHVDLLEKLEKLREMAETSKYNKISGNGKIGIVASGICRAYLADALVDTGLTDKFKILELGFTYPLPAKMITDFISSVEKVVVLEELEPFLENELRVLAQKNSITVEILGKENKLLPLNDEYSTLNITAIIREVLGLEAEKTERCVAEEGLPTRPPNLCAGCTHRAAYYAVKKVFGPDAICSSDIGCYTLGILPPLNAADFLLCMGSSISAGSGAAKAAGQTVIGFIGDSTFFHSGITGLVNAVFNQHNILLVILDNSTTAMTGHQPNPGVETTMLGSNPAQIDMEAIVRGCGVNEVRTVSPLNQKAITNALEELKGISGVRVLIAKDPCPLFARRTLKKAPGRTAYVENQSEEVLKVMEELACPAFEKTANGVEINEILCSGCMLCLQLTKDIKARKRSS; this comes from the coding sequence ATGGCTCACCCACTTCTCAAGGACAGTCCGGGCATGAAAAAGCTGCTTCTCGGCAATGAAGCCATTGTCAGAGGCGCGATTGAAGCCGGGATTCAGGTTGTTACCTGCTACCCCGGAACCCCTTCCTCCGAAGTACCGGACACATTCTTCCGCCTTTCACCTGAAGGCGATTTCACATTTGAATACTCGGTCAACGAAAAAGTTGCCCTGGAAGTTGGCGGCGGCGCCTCCCTCGCAGGTGCAATGACTATGACCACCATGAAGCATGTCGGCGTTAACGTTGCTGCCGACCCGCTTATGACTCTGGCCTACACCGGCACCCCGGGCGGCATGGTCCTGCTTTCCGCTGACGACCCCGGATGCCACTCCAGCCAAAATGAGCAGGATAACCGTTACTATGCCCGCCTCGCCGGCATGCCCTGCTTTGAGCCTTCCACTGCTCAGGAAGCCAAAGATATGACCCGCGACGGGCTGAATATGTCCCGCGAAATGTCCGCTCCTGTCCTGCTGCGCACCACAACCCGAGTCAACCACCTTCGCGGCCCGGTCGAGTATGGTGAAATTACCAAACTTGCTCCGGCGGAAGGATTCAAAAAAAATCCCGCGCAGTTCGTACCCATCCCGGCTTTTGCCCGCAGAATGCACGTGGACCTGCTTGAAAAGCTCGAAAAGCTGCGTGAAATGGCGGAAACCTCCAAGTATAACAAAATTTCCGGTAACGGAAAAATCGGTATCGTTGCTTCCGGTATCTGTAGAGCTTACCTCGCAGATGCACTGGTGGATACCGGCCTTACCGATAAATTTAAAATCCTTGAACTGGGCTTCACTTACCCGCTGCCCGCCAAGATGATTACCGACTTTATCTCTTCTGTTGAAAAAGTAGTTGTTCTGGAAGAGCTTGAGCCTTTCCTTGAGAATGAACTCCGTGTTCTGGCCCAGAAAAATTCCATCACAGTGGAGATTCTCGGCAAAGAAAACAAACTTCTGCCTCTCAATGATGAATATTCCACTCTGAATATCACCGCTATCATCCGCGAAGTTCTGGGACTGGAAGCAGAAAAGACAGAAAGATGTGTTGCAGAAGAAGGATTGCCTACACGTCCGCCGAACCTCTGTGCCGGCTGCACCCACCGTGCAGCATACTACGCAGTGAAAAAAGTCTTCGGCCCTGATGCCATATGTTCTTCTGACATCGGCTGCTACACTCTGGGCATCCTGCCCCCGCTGAATGCCGCCGACTTCCTGCTCTGCATGGGGTCCTCCATATCTGCAGGTTCCGGCGCAGCAAAAGCAGCAGGCCAGACTGTGATCGGCTTTATCGGAGACTCCACTTTTTTCCATTCCGGCATCACCGGACTGGTTAACGCCGTCTTCAACCAGCACAACATCCTGCTGGTGATTCTTGATAACTCCACCACTGCCATGACCGGGCACCAGCCCAATCCCGGTGTAGAGACGACTATGCTCGGCTCCAACCCCGCTCAGATTGACATGGAAGCCATTGTCCGTGGCTGCGGTGTAAATGAAGTTCGTACTGTGAGCCCGCTCAATCAAAAGGCTATCACCAATGCCCTAGAAGAACTCAAGGGAATTAGCGGTGTTCGCGTACTGATTGCCAAGGATCCCTGCCCGCTCTTTGCCCGCAGAACTCTTAAAAAAGCTCCCGGACGCACCGCATACGTGGAAAACCAGAGTGAAGAAGTTCTCAAAGTGATGGAAGAACTGGCCTGCCCCGCATTTGAAAAAACTGCGAATGGCGTTGAAATCAACGAAATACTTTGTTCCGGCTGTATGCTCTGCCTGCAGCTGACAAAAGATATTAAAGCCCGGAAAAGGAGCAGCTAA
- a CDS encoding tetratricopeptide repeat protein: protein MEEQNNTQDILNQVHESTPDSLHPLLDYIIKNGKLIAAGVAAIIIIAGSVAGYKHMNQQALVKAQTELGIILIKYNGAEQAESLAAFEKDAPASMKPAVQLATAKAWMDASRYADAKSAWAAVGKSSPEMAPVAGLGEAKCLMLADKANEAVTILQGLKNSAGATYAAPIDRLLAEAAEQAGNFQLAVQAYQGLLTSIPREAPFFEIKIKELKAKL, encoded by the coding sequence ATGGAAGAACAAAACAACACACAGGACATTCTGAATCAGGTTCACGAATCCACACCCGACTCCCTGCACCCTCTTCTCGACTACATTATTAAAAACGGAAAATTAATTGCTGCCGGGGTTGCGGCGATTATTATCATCGCAGGCAGTGTGGCCGGATACAAACACATGAACCAGCAGGCACTGGTCAAGGCACAGACTGAACTGGGCATCATCCTGATCAAGTACAACGGTGCTGAACAGGCCGAGTCCCTGGCCGCTTTTGAAAAGGACGCTCCTGCATCCATGAAACCTGCGGTCCAGCTTGCTACTGCCAAGGCATGGATGGATGCTTCCCGTTATGCCGATGCAAAATCCGCATGGGCTGCAGTAGGCAAGTCCAGCCCTGAAATGGCTCCCGTAGCAGGTCTCGGTGAAGCAAAATGCCTGATGCTTGCGGACAAAGCAAATGAAGCCGTGACAATTCTGCAGGGGCTCAAAAACAGTGCAGGTGCTACTTATGCAGCGCCCATCGACAGACTTCTGGCCGAAGCCGCAGAACAGGCAGGCAACTTCCAGCTTGCGGTGCAGGCTTATCAGGGACTGCTGACAAGCATCCCCAGAGAAGCTCCCTTCTTTGAGATTAAAATAAAAGAACTCAAGGCTAAACTCTAA
- a CDS encoding glutamate-5-semialdehyde dehydrogenase produces the protein MSYSEAMKSVAGKAKEASRKVSCADGTARNSAILELAALLEQEKEFIFAENKKDLDAAKERGLDQARMQRLEITPSVLDYMIQGCNEVAGQVDPVGGIENMERRPNGMMVGKMRIPLGVIMMIFESRPNVTVDAAVLCLKAGNSVILRGGSEAIHSNLALASLLQKALGKAGLPAEAVQVVEITDREAVSELLKLDEYIDVVIPRGGEGLIRAVVSQATMPVLKHYKGVCHIYVDKDCEIPEAMDIIKNSKVQKPAACNSVECLLVHEDIAKDILPSLGTLLAASGVTMKACPRAMPLLGAKAVAAEFDDWGMEYLDLILCVKVVSDQDEAQDHIARYGSNHSEVILTRDHARAMRFIREVDASMVGVNASTRFNDGGQLGLGAEIGISTSKLHSYGPMGATELTSTKFVLLGNWDVRN, from the coding sequence ATGAGTTATTCTGAAGCAATGAAATCTGTGGCCGGAAAGGCCAAGGAAGCTTCCCGTAAAGTTTCCTGTGCCGACGGTACTGCAAGGAATTCAGCTATCCTTGAACTGGCTGCTCTGCTTGAGCAGGAAAAAGAATTTATTTTTGCAGAGAATAAAAAAGATCTCGATGCGGCAAAAGAGCGCGGCCTTGATCAGGCCCGTATGCAGCGGCTTGAGATTACACCGTCTGTTCTGGATTACATGATCCAAGGCTGCAACGAGGTAGCCGGGCAGGTCGATCCAGTGGGCGGCATAGAAAATATGGAACGCCGCCCCAACGGTATGATGGTCGGTAAAATGCGTATTCCGCTGGGCGTGATAATGATGATTTTCGAATCCCGTCCCAATGTTACTGTCGATGCTGCCGTGCTCTGTCTTAAAGCCGGTAACTCTGTCATCCTGCGCGGCGGTTCGGAGGCTATTCACTCCAACCTTGCACTTGCTTCCCTGTTGCAGAAAGCACTCGGTAAGGCCGGGCTGCCTGCTGAAGCGGTGCAGGTGGTAGAGATTACTGACCGCGAGGCAGTAAGCGAACTGCTTAAACTGGATGAATACATCGACGTGGTTATTCCCCGTGGCGGTGAAGGGCTGATCCGTGCTGTTGTTTCACAGGCGACGATGCCCGTGCTCAAGCACTATAAGGGAGTTTGCCACATATATGTGGACAAGGATTGTGAAATTCCTGAAGCCATGGACATTATTAAGAATTCCAAGGTGCAGAAGCCTGCAGCCTGCAATTCTGTCGAATGCCTGCTTGTCCACGAGGATATTGCCAAGGATATTCTGCCTTCCCTCGGCACTCTGCTCGCAGCTTCCGGTGTGACCATGAAGGCTTGTCCTCGGGCCATGCCGCTTTTGGGGGCCAAAGCAGTAGCTGCAGAGTTTGATGATTGGGGTATGGAATATCTTGATTTGATTCTTTGCGTAAAAGTGGTCAGCGATCAGGATGAAGCTCAGGACCATATCGCTCGTTACGGGTCCAATCACAGTGAAGTGATCCTGACCAGGGATCACGCACGGGCCATGCGTTTTATTCGTGAAGTGGATGCTTCCATGGTCGGGGTCAACGCTTCCACCCGTTTCAATGACGGCGGGCAGCTCGGGCTTGGCGCTGAAATCGGTATCTCAACTTCCAAGCTGCATTCCTATGGTCCCATGGGAGCCACTGAATTGACCAGCACCAAGTTTGTGTTGTTGGGCAATTGGGACGTACGTAATTAA
- the nadD gene encoding nicotinate-nucleotide adenylyltransferase yields the protein MKIGLFGGSFNPIHSTHLDVALGVRKRLGLDKVLFVPAGNPYHKEQGEMLPAGLRYELVEKAVHGCEGLDVSDIDISAEGPTYTIDTLREAARRYPEDELYFIMGQDSFEDFTTWKDWQDIPKMGNIVAVSRAEADHGEMAQELKRIFSGLKKSGENVWTVPCGKSFYIIGDFDFVISSTQVREEWKKGAEFSALVPEAVAECLIEHESELIKFWHEQQRRPNREF from the coding sequence ATGAAAATCGGTCTTTTCGGCGGAAGTTTTAATCCAATCCACTCAACACATCTTGATGTTGCTCTAGGGGTTAGAAAGCGTCTCGGTCTTGATAAAGTCCTGTTCGTCCCTGCAGGTAATCCTTATCACAAAGAGCAGGGTGAAATGCTGCCTGCCGGCTTGCGTTACGAGCTGGTTGAAAAGGCTGTGCATGGCTGCGAGGGGCTTGACGTCAGCGATATTGATATTTCTGCAGAAGGGCCGACCTACACCATTGATACCCTGCGCGAGGCTGCGCGCCGCTATCCCGAAGATGAGCTCTATTTTATTATGGGGCAGGATTCATTCGAGGATTTTACCACTTGGAAGGACTGGCAGGACATACCTAAGATGGGTAATATTGTCGCTGTAAGCAGGGCGGAGGCTGATCATGGAGAAATGGCGCAGGAGCTGAAACGTATCTTTTCCGGTCTGAAAAAATCCGGGGAGAATGTCTGGACGGTTCCCTGTGGTAAGTCGTTTTACATAATCGGAGATTTTGATTTTGTGATCAGCTCTACTCAGGTACGTGAAGAGTGGAAAAAGGGTGCAGAATTTTCTGCATTGGTCCCGGAAGCTGTTGCCGAGTGTTTGATTGAGCATGAGAGTGAACTGATAAAATTCTGGCACGAGCAGCAGCGAAGACCCAACAGAGAGTTTTGA
- a CDS encoding glycosyltransferase family 9 protein encodes MHAMPNTNHKIIFRLSALGDVVLTTGVIEYWAKKFNCTFTVITKISSSPVLENNPHITNVISLEKKDLGDLAWLKKAGQIAADYENCELIDLHSTLRSRILAARWKGKVSRYNKFSIERRLFKLTRSPRMNEKLSALRVTQRYASALEEDIPEPSALLPHIYLTDNEKEIARTLIEEHDLGNNFITLHPYATHPDKAWPEKNWQTLINMLDDADIKWAIIGHDSNIFEPQHAGCNFTSQLQLRETCALLEKSTLLITGDSGPMHLAAAVETPVIAMFGPTSKAWGFYPAGPHDVVLESEMDCRPCSLHGKSNCKKDRECLRKIKPEDVFEKVLKLMR; translated from the coding sequence ATGCACGCGATGCCAAATACAAACCACAAAATAATTTTCAGGCTCAGCGCCCTCGGAGATGTAGTCCTGACAACCGGGGTAATTGAGTACTGGGCGAAAAAATTCAACTGCACTTTCACGGTTATTACCAAAATTTCCAGCAGCCCTGTATTAGAAAATAATCCCCATATCACAAATGTCATCAGTCTTGAAAAAAAAGACCTTGGAGATCTGGCATGGCTGAAGAAAGCCGGACAGATTGCCGCAGACTATGAAAACTGCGAACTCATCGACCTGCACTCCACCCTGCGCTCAAGGATCCTGGCCGCACGCTGGAAAGGCAAAGTATCCCGTTACAACAAATTTTCTATTGAACGTAGGCTGTTCAAGCTTACCCGTTCCCCCAGAATGAACGAAAAGCTTTCAGCGCTCCGTGTCACCCAGCGCTATGCTTCCGCCCTTGAGGAAGATATCCCGGAACCGTCAGCACTGCTGCCACACATATATCTTACTGATAACGAAAAAGAAATCGCCCGGACTTTAATTGAAGAGCACGACTTAGGTAATAATTTTATTACCCTGCACCCTTACGCCACCCATCCGGACAAAGCATGGCCTGAAAAGAATTGGCAGACACTCATCAACATGCTTGATGATGCAGACATAAAATGGGCAATTATCGGCCATGACAGCAACATATTTGAACCGCAGCATGCCGGTTGCAACTTCACCAGCCAGCTGCAACTCCGCGAGACCTGCGCCCTGCTGGAGAAATCAACGCTGCTCATCACCGGTGATTCCGGTCCCATGCACCTTGCCGCTGCTGTGGAGACCCCGGTAATAGCCATGTTCGGGCCGACCTCCAAAGCATGGGGCTTCTATCCCGCAGGACCGCATGATGTTGTTCTGGAATCTGAGATGGATTGTCGCCCCTGCTCGCTGCATGGTAAAAGCAACTGCAAAAAAGACCGGGAATGTTTGCGGAAAATTAAACCGGAAGATGTGTTTGAAAAGGTTTTAAAGCTGATGCGCTGA